ACGCCTTACTCGCGAGCACTATCAACGCGCGCGCACGACACGGATGTCGGGAAAGTCGTAAGACTTTTGAGCGAAAGGATTCGCTCCGCGCCTACGCATGAATCAGACGCGGACATAAGCGCGTGCGCGTTTTGCGACATTGGAAAGTTTGTGAATCCCGGCACATCATGACCGCCAGATGGCCCAGCAAACTGCACATGCGTTTCAACCTCACGACACCGAGCGGAGTCCTTCGAACATGCGTAACGACACAGCGGCCAGCGGCGAATTTCGAATCAACCTTCCGCCCGATGTTCTGGCGGAAATGCGCCGTCAGACTGGCAGTGCCCGCGGCACGATGCAGGTCGATGGGTTTCGTCCCGGCATTCTGGGCCGTTTGATGGATCTGGTAACGGGCCGCCGCCGCTGATCGGCTCCGCCGCTGCAGGCGGCGATATGTGAAGGACGATCCGGGGGCAGCTCCGGACGTCCAGCGACCCGCCGGGTTTCTTCAGCCTGCGCCAGCCGCGTCTTCGCGGCCTTCTTCTTCGGCCTCTTCGTTCGCCGCATCGTCGACCACCGGCAGATTGTCGTGTGTGTCGGCCAGGTGCCGCGCGGCATTCTCGTCGACGTACAACATCTCGTGCTGACCCATGCTGATAACATCGCCGTCACGCAGTGTGTGCCGGCGCACGCGTTTGCCGCGAATCACGATGCCATTGGTGCTGTTGAGGTCTTCGATCACCGTGACGCCGTCGCTGCCGGTGATCAGCTGGCAGTGATGCCGGCTGATGAATTTGCTGTCGATCTGCAGGTCGTTGTCGGGCGTGCGGCCCACGACCTTGCGGCCGGGCACGAGGTGCAATTCGCCGGCGGCCTTGCCGTCGGTCGACAACAACACTTTTGAGATGATGCGTGTGGCGCGATCGCCGGGCGGTGTCTTTTCGTTGAGCCCCTGCCGCGCCTGGATCGCATGGACGCGCGCCGCGAACTCGACCCACTGCAGCTCGTTCACCGCGGAGGCAATGTCCGCGAGCGTCACGTGGTCGCGGTCTTCGTTGAAGGCGGCCATCATCGCCGTGTCGCACAACGTGTTGACCAGGCGCGGGATACCGCCGGAATAACGCACGATCTCGGGGTAGGTGTCTTCGGCGAAGATCTCGCGGCCCTCGGCTCCGGCCACATCCAGACGATGCAGGACGTAGAGCCGCAGGTCTTCGCGCGACAGGGCGCCAAGATGGAAACGTAGCCGCACGCGCTGCGCCAGCTGCACCAGTTCCGGAGAATCCAGCGTCTCGTTGAGTTCGGGCTGGCCGGCGAGAATGATGCGCAGCACTTTCTCCTTGGTCGCCTCGATGCCGGACAACATGCGGATCTCTTCGAGCACCTTCAGCGCGAGGTTCTGCGCCTCGTCGATGATGAGCAGCACTTTTCGGCCGGCGGCGTACTGCTCGATGAGGAAACTGTTGAGGGTCGCGATCAACTCGGCCTTCTTCATCTTGAAGGGCGAGAAGCCGAACTGGACCAGCACGGTCTGCAGGAATTCGACCGCATTCACCTGGGTCTGGTTGATCTGCGCGATGACCACGTCGGAATCGAGCTGACGCAGGAAACTTTCGATCAGCGTGGTCTTGCCGGCGCCGATTTCACCCGTGATCACGACGAAACCGTCGGTGAACCAGATGGTGGATTCCATGTACGCCTTGGCGCGGGCATGGGCCCGGGAAAGAAACAGGAATTGCGGATCCGGGCTTAAGCGGAATGGCAATTCGCGCAGCTTGAAGTTCTCGGAATACATGGGTGCCGGCCGATATTACGGTAAAGCCCGCCCCCATCAAGGAAACCCTGGGCGCTGTCTTACCGAATTGCGAGCCAGGTCGCGCGATCGACGCGGGACAACAGTTTAAAGGTACGCAAATCCCGGGACTTGGGGCTGGTTTCGGTCAGCGTCAGGTGGCCCAGCTTGCGTCCCGGACGGGCGGTTTTGCCGTAGTCATGCCAGTGCAGGCCGGCTTCACGCAGCAGGGGCTCGCGCGCGGGTAGTTCGCCCACCAGGTTGATCATGGCCGAGTGCCCGCGGGCGCGGGTGCTGCCGAGCGGCAGCCCGGCGATGGCGCGCACGTGGTTCTCGAACTGGCTGGTGTCCGCGCCCTCGATCGTCCAGTGCCCGGAATTGTGCACGCGCGGCGCCATCTCATTGGCGAGAAGTTTGCCCTTCTTCACGAAGAACTCGATGGTCAGCACGCCGACGTAGTTGAAATGCTCCAGTAGTTTGCGCGCGGCGCGTTGTGCCTGGCGGGTCAATACCGCGTTCCCATAGGGCGCACGCGTCAGCCGCAGGATGCCCTCGCGGTGCACGTTGAGGTTCAGTGGATAGAAGGCCACGGCGCCGTCGGCGCCGCGGACCGCGATGACGGAGACTTCGGCGTCGAACGGCACGAGGTTTTCGTACAGCAACGGCGCCTTGCCGAGCGCGTCCCACGCGGCGTCGAGGTGCGCGGGTTTGCGCAGCACGAACTGACCCTTGCCGTCGTAACCCATGCGGCGGGTCTTGAGCACGCCGGGCAGGCCGATGGTCTGGACGGCCGTTTCGAGCGACGCGCGGGAATCCACCGCCGCATAACGCGTGGTCGGAATCCCGAGCAGTTCGAAGGTGCGCTTCTCACTGAGGCGATCCTGGGCCGCCGCGAGCGCGCGCAGCGGCGGGGAAATGCGCGCCTTGCCGGGCAGGTTTTCCAGCGACTCGACCGGGATGTTCTCCCAGTCGAACGTGACCACCTCGCAACGCTGCGAGAGCTGCGCCAACAATTTCGCGTCGGTGAATTCGCCGGCCAGGATCGGGCCGACCTGGCCGCCGGGAGTCTGCGCATCGCGGTCGAGGAACAGGAAGTCCAGCCCGAGTGGATAGCCGGCGAGCGCCATCATGCGGCCCAACTGGCCGGCGCCGACGATGCCTATGGTCATTTCATTTCGCGACCGCGGGATCGCCGTTGGCCAGCACCTTCGCGGTCTGCTCGGCGCGGAATTTCTTGAGAGCCGCATCGAACTCGGGACGTTTGTTGGCGAGGATGGCGGCGGCCGCGAGCCCCGCGTTGGTGGCGCCGGCGACGCCGATGGCGAAGGTCGCCACCGGAATACCCGCCGGCATCTGCACGATGGAGAGCAGCGAGTCGAGACCATTGAGCGTCTTCGACTGCACCGGCACGCCGAGCACCGGCAACGTGGTCTTGGCGGCCGTCATGCCGGGTAGATGGGCGGCGCCGCCGGCTCCGGCGATGATGACTTCGATGCCGCGGCCTTGCGCGCTGGCCGCGTATTCGAACAACAGGTCCGGCGTGCGGTGCGCGGAGACGACTTTGGTTTCGTAGGGGATGCCGAGCTTGTCGAGAGCTTCGGCCGCGGCGCGCATCGTCTCCCAATCGGAAGTCGAGCCCATGATGATGCCGACCAGTGGTTTCATCGCGAAATACTAGGGAAGCGACGCGCCAGCCACAAGGGGCGCGTGTTTACGAGGCCGCTTCAAACAACCCGCGCAGGGTGCGGAACAGCTCGCGCGACGCGGTTGCCTTGCTGCCGGAATCCACACGGTCGCCCGTCGCCTTGACGATCAACGCCTGCAGGGATTTGCGGTCCGCAGCGGGCCGCCACTGCATGAGTTCGTCGAGCGCGTCGGGACCTTCGCTGAGCAGGCGCAGCCGCCACGCCTCGATGCGTTTGTGCTTTTCGGCATCCTGCGCGTGACCGTGCGATTCGGCCTCGAGCGCCGCCTCGATGGGCGCCGGGTCGATGTCGCGCATCAGTTTGCCGATGTACTGGCGCTGCCGTGCGAGCCCGCCGCGGCTGGTTATGCGCTTGGCGAGCATGATGGCGTCGAACAGCGTTTCAGGCAGTTCGAGCGCGCCGAGCTCTGATTCCTTGAGCGCGATGAGCCTGGTGCCGAGGCTCTGGGCGGCCTTGGCGTCGCGCTTGCGCGCGCTTTTGCTCGGGCCGCGGAATTCACCGAAATCGTCGTCTTCCTGCATCGTACAATTCTGCCATGCAAGCAATCGTTCAGCCCCGCCAAGAAGTCGATGGATCGCGAATTCCCGAGCTCGAGAGCATCGTTTCCGAAGCCCTGCAGCGCGCCAAGGCGCTGGGTGCCAGCCAGTCGGAAGCCGATGTGAGCCTGCAGAAGGGTCTGACTACCACGGTGCGGCTCGGCGAGGTCGAAACCGTCGAATATCAGCGCGATCGCGGCATGGGGATCACCGTGTACTTCGGCAAGCGCAAGGGGTCGGCGAGCACGGCCGACCTGTCGCCGCAGTCGGTGAGTGAAATCGTCGAGAAAGCCTGCGACATCGCCCGGTACACCGCCGAGGACGCATGTGCCGGCCTGGCCGACCCCGAAGAGCTCGCGCGCGACATCCCGGACCTCGATCTCGACCATCCCTGGGACATTTCCCCGGAAGAGGCGGTCGAATGTGCGCGTGCCTGCGAAGCGGCCGGACGCGCGGTCGACGCGCGTATCACCAATTCCGAAGGCGCCAGCGTGAGCAGCCATCGCGGCGTGCGCGTGTACGGCAATTCACATGGCTTTCTTGCCGGGTTTCCATCGACCAGCCATAGCGTGAGCTGTGCGCTGCTGGCGCAGGTGGGCGAGGACATGCAGCGCGATTACTGGTACGGCTCGGCGCGCGACGCGCGCGATCTCGAGAACGCCGAGAGCATCGGGCGCAAGGCGGGCATTCGTGCGGTAGCGCGGCTCGGCGCGCGCAAGATCGCCACGCAAAAGGCGCGCGTGTTGTATGCGCCAGAAGTCGCGCGCGGATTGATCGGCCATTTTCTCGGCGCGATCCGCGGCAGCAGCCAGTACCGCAAGAGTTCGTTCCTGCTGGGCGCGGCGGGCGAGCAGGTATTTCCGTCGTTTCTCGAGTTGCGCGAGCGGCCGCATATCCTCAAGGCGCTGGGCAGCAGTCCGTTCGATGGCGAAGGCGTGGCCACGCGCGACCGCGAGCTGGTGAGCCGGGGCGTTCTGCAGGGTTACGTGCTGGGCAGTTACTCCGCGCGCAAGCTGGGATTGAAGACCACCGGCAATGCCGGCGGTACACACAACCTGCTGGTGGAATCGACCACGGGCGGCGTGGAGATCGGTGCGTTGCTGCGCCAGCTCGGCACCGGGTTGTTAGTCACCGAACTGATGGGGCAGGGCGTGAACGGCGTCACCGGCGATTATTCGCGCGGCGCATCGGGCTACTGGATCGAGAACGGCGTGCAGGCGTATCCGGTGCACGAAATCACCATCGCGGGGAATCTCAAGCAGATGTACCGCAACATCGCCGCCATCGGCAGCGACGTGGATCTGCGCGGCGGCGTGCGGGTAGGCTCGGTGCTGCTCGAAGAAATGACCATCGCCGGCGAATAAAGGGGACATGCCTATTTTCCGGGCCGGTCTTTTTCCGGAACTCGAAGGGCGCGCTCCCTCGAGCGCGAGCGAAGGGTCAAGATCCGCGCCGGAAAAAGACCGGCCCGGAAAATAGGCATGTCCCCTTTATTTGCGGCTCACCACGAATGATTCGTCGTTGAACCACAGGCCGCCGTGTTTGCGCAGCACCGCCTGCGTCGCGGGTAGATAGGTGCCGTTGCCGACCACCTCGCCGAGGCGTTCGTCCTCGATCTGGTTCACGTAGATCGCGGCATTCCATGCGGCGAACAACATCGACGTGCCGATGCGGTCGCCGACCTCGGCCGGCAAGGTGTGCATTTCATATCGAAAGATGGATTCGCTGTCGGGCGGGTCGGGCAGCGAATATTTCGCCGAGTCGGCGCCGAGCGCGTCACCGAGCACGGACAGCAGCCGGTGCCGGTCCACCTGGAACGGCGCTTCGCCCGGCCACAAGGAGCGCACGATCTCGAGGCCCGGATCGTCGCCGCGCGACTGGATCACGAGCAACCGGCCGCGCGGCGCGAGCCGGCGCGTCAGCGGCAGCAGCACCTTGCCCACCTTGAACTCCGCCGACATACGCGCGCGCCACGGCTGCGAGGCGAGGATGAAATCGTAGTCGACCGGCGGCGACTCCGGCCGCGGCACGACGCCGTCGAGCATGAACGCGTGATCTTCGCGGTAGATGA
This sequence is a window from Pseudomonadota bacterium. Protein-coding genes within it:
- a CDS encoding 5-(carboxyamino)imidazole ribonucleotide synthase, which translates into the protein MTIGIVGAGQLGRMMALAGYPLGLDFLFLDRDAQTPGGQVGPILAGEFTDAKLLAQLSQRCEVVTFDWENIPVESLENLPGKARISPPLRALAAAQDRLSEKRTFELLGIPTTRYAAVDSRASLETAVQTIGLPGVLKTRRMGYDGKGQFVLRKPAHLDAAWDALGKAPLLYENLVPFDAEVSVIAVRGADGAVAFYPLNLNVHREGILRLTRAPYGNAVLTRQAQRAARKLLEHFNYVGVLTIEFFVKKGKLLANEMAPRVHNSGHWTIEGADTSQFENHVRAIAGLPLGSTRARGHSAMINLVGELPAREPLLREAGLHWHDYGKTARPGRKLGHLTLTETSPKSRDLRTFKLLSRVDRATWLAIR
- a CDS encoding AAA family ATPase; its protein translation is MYSENFKLRELPFRLSPDPQFLFLSRAHARAKAYMESTIWFTDGFVVITGEIGAGKTTLIESFLRQLDSDVVIAQINQTQVNAVEFLQTVLVQFGFSPFKMKKAELIATLNSFLIEQYAAGRKVLLIIDEAQNLALKVLEEIRMLSGIEATKEKVLRIILAGQPELNETLDSPELVQLAQRVRLRFHLGALSREDLRLYVLHRLDVAGAEGREIFAEDTYPEIVRYSGGIPRLVNTLCDTAMMAAFNEDRDHVTLADIASAVNELQWVEFAARVHAIQARQGLNEKTPPGDRATRIISKVLLSTDGKAAGELHLVPGRKVVGRTPDNDLQIDSKFISRHHCQLITGSDGVTVIEDLNSTNGIVIRGKRVRRHTLRDGDVISMGQHEMLYVDENAARHLADTHDNLPVVDDAANEEAEEEGREDAAGAG
- the yjgA gene encoding ribosome biogenesis factor YjgA; this encodes MQEDDDFGEFRGPSKSARKRDAKAAQSLGTRLIALKESELGALELPETLFDAIMLAKRITSRGGLARQRQYIGKLMRDIDPAPIEAALEAESHGHAQDAEKHKRIEAWRLRLLSEGPDALDELMQWRPAADRKSLQALIVKATGDRVDSGSKATASRELFRTLRGLFEAAS
- the purE gene encoding 5-(carboxyamino)imidazole ribonucleotide mutase is translated as MKPLVGIIMGSTSDWETMRAAAEALDKLGIPYETKVVSAHRTPDLLFEYAASAQGRGIEVIIAGAGGAAHLPGMTAAKTTLPVLGVPVQSKTLNGLDSLLSIVQMPAGIPVATFAIGVAGATNAGLAAAAILANKRPEFDAALKKFRAEQTAKVLANGDPAVAK
- the pmbA gene encoding metalloprotease PmbA — translated: MQAIVQPRQEVDGSRIPELESIVSEALQRAKALGASQSEADVSLQKGLTTTVRLGEVETVEYQRDRGMGITVYFGKRKGSASTADLSPQSVSEIVEKACDIARYTAEDACAGLADPEELARDIPDLDLDHPWDISPEEAVECARACEAAGRAVDARITNSEGASVSSHRGVRVYGNSHGFLAGFPSTSHSVSCALLAQVGEDMQRDYWYGSARDARDLENAESIGRKAGIRAVARLGARKIATQKARVLYAPEVARGLIGHFLGAIRGSSQYRKSSFLLGAAGEQVFPSFLELRERPHILKALGSSPFDGEGVATRDRELVSRGVLQGYVLGSYSARKLGLKTTGNAGGTHNLLVESTTGGVEIGALLRQLGTGLLVTELMGQGVNGVTGDYSRGASGYWIENGVQAYPVHEITIAGNLKQMYRNIAAIGSDVDLRGGVRVGSVLLEEMTIAGE